One part of the Caproiciproducens sp. CPB-2 genome encodes these proteins:
- a CDS encoding TetR/AcrR family transcriptional regulator: MSSEQDLRVMKTLTFIRNSFIELMDEKGFRNLTVNDIADKARISRSTFYLHYADKYELLNKVTDEAISSILSLVEPEEHIVHGSLNYDGFRENLNAIFHSIEKDSLLYKLILNDNEHLGFCRKCEDVLKTKLEESFEGEIQVSRDLFFELMASFYISLARWWLNHDMKYSPSFLAKEMVNFLTVVPCNLIGVTTEDSGPPNISAQAAGDKTDVDRRTKPQNGTAGKMVIDSK, translated from the coding sequence ATGTCCAGTGAACAGGATCTGCGTGTGATGAAAACCCTGACGTTTATAAGAAACTCCTTTATAGAGCTGATGGATGAAAAGGGGTTCCGCAATCTTACCGTAAATGATATTGCAGACAAAGCAAGGATCAGCCGTTCCACTTTTTACCTGCATTATGCCGATAAGTATGAACTGCTGAATAAAGTGACGGATGAAGCAATCTCATCCATATTGAGCCTGGTGGAGCCTGAAGAGCATATTGTCCACGGAAGTCTGAATTACGATGGCTTTCGGGAAAATCTGAATGCTATCTTTCATTCGATTGAAAAAGATTCTTTGCTTTATAAACTCATTTTAAATGATAACGAACATTTGGGGTTTTGCAGAAAGTGCGAAGATGTTCTGAAAACTAAGTTGGAAGAAAGTTTTGAAGGAGAAATTCAGGTTTCGAGAGATTTGTTCTTTGAGTTGATGGCCTCTTTCTATATTTCGTTGGCAAGATGGTGGCTGAATCACGACATGAAGTACTCACCGTCGTTTTTGGCGAAAGAGATGGTGAATTTTCTGACCGTCGTGCCATGCAACCTGATCGGGGTTACCACAGAAGATTCCGGCCCTCCAAATATTTCGGCGCAGGCTGCAGGAGATAAGACGGATGTGGACAGGAGAACGAAGCCGCAGAATGGAACGGCGGGTAAAATGGTCATCGATTCAAAATAA
- a CDS encoding cysteine hydrolase family protein, protein MKKALIVVDYQKDFVNGSLGFPKAETLDEAIAAKIREYRSSGGDIIVTLDTHAENYLETQEGKNLPVVHCVRGTGGWDLFGETAKQIRETDRNFEKGTFGSLALAEYLKEQGYEQVELVGVVSNICVISNAVLAKAALPESLIVVDAACTGSSDDAMNEKALDVMDGLQIKIINRR, encoded by the coding sequence ATGAAAAAGGCTTTGATTGTCGTGGACTATCAAAAGGATTTTGTCAACGGAAGCCTCGGATTTCCAAAAGCGGAAACACTTGACGAGGCGATCGCCGCCAAAATTCGGGAATACCGCTCTTCCGGCGGCGACATCATCGTTACGCTGGATACTCATGCGGAAAATTATCTGGAAACCCAGGAAGGCAAAAATCTTCCTGTGGTCCATTGTGTCCGCGGAACAGGTGGATGGGACCTGTTCGGTGAAACGGCAAAGCAGATTCGGGAAACGGACCGGAATTTTGAAAAGGGAACTTTCGGTTCGCTGGCGCTGGCGGAATATCTGAAAGAACAGGGGTATGAGCAGGTTGAACTGGTCGGCGTGGTGTCCAACATCTGTGTGATTTCCAACGCCGTGCTGGCAAAGGCGGCCCTTCCCGAATCACTGATTGTAGTGGATGCCGCTTGTACGGGGAGCAGCGATGATGCGATGAATGAAAAAGCCCTGGACGTGATGGATGGCCTTCAGATCAAGATTATCAACCGCCGGTAA
- a CDS encoding TetR/AcrR family transcriptional regulator, whose amino-acid sequence MPKSKTESYPKIILAAKEEFLKKGFEQASLRDIAAKAGMSAAGLYRHFADKEALFAALVNPLLNQLDGVYDSIRKRDYEYLKTGSLDEMWRDSAEIRYFLDLIYGHFEEFKLLLCCSSGTKYENFIHDFVVLEQKETLEYMETARKKGIPVREIEPRELHLLLSAYATAIFEVVVHDFSKEEAAHYLLTLQAFFYPGWRAVLGL is encoded by the coding sequence ATGCCGAAAAGCAAAACGGAAAGCTACCCTAAAATTATTTTGGCTGCGAAAGAAGAGTTTTTGAAAAAGGGCTTTGAGCAGGCATCCCTGCGGGACATTGCTGCCAAGGCCGGCATGAGTGCCGCAGGACTCTACCGCCATTTTGCCGATAAGGAAGCGCTGTTTGCCGCTTTGGTGAACCCGCTGCTTAATCAGCTTGATGGGGTCTACGACTCTATCCGGAAGCGGGACTATGAATATCTGAAAACCGGTTCTCTGGACGAAATGTGGAGAGACAGTGCGGAAATCCGTTATTTTCTGGATCTGATTTACGGCCATTTTGAGGAATTCAAGCTTTTACTCTGCTGTTCTTCCGGGACAAAATACGAAAATTTCATTCACGACTTTGTAGTGCTTGAACAAAAAGAAACGCTGGAATACATGGAAACCGCCCGGAAGAAGGGAATTCCCGTCCGTGAAATAGAGCCGCGGGAACTGCATCTTTTGCTCAGCGCTTATGCCACCGCGATTTTTGAAGTAGTTGTGCATGATTTTTCGAAAGAAGAAGCTGCGCATTATCTTTTAACGCTGCAGGCATTTTTCTATCCCGGCTGGCGGGCTGTTCTGGGGCTGTAA
- a CDS encoding ABC transporter ATP-binding protein — protein sequence MNEKQENPIRYLFRFVGEEKGKMTISVILATLGELFGMLPFLAAAMLANEVYAGTATVKSALLWAGGAALGIMMRTFLCTRSSAKSHRIAFTILRNIRRSIADKMRRVPLGVMLETPSGVYKTLMVDNVGKLEDSIAHIIPETPSQVAAMASCLILIFVLDWRMGLASLITLPLSVPFIFGMMRGYGEKMKTYLRSGNEMNAALVEYVGGIQVIKAFGRTGASFGKFSDAVDFFHDSTLDWWRQCWFWMAVVKAILPSTLLGSLPVGALLYMHGEITLPVFIACIVIPIGFIAPFMKLAFGSEQLTTIAANLKPIREFFATSEQTRPEERVTLRDNSYSFENVSFSYDASKEVLHGVSFRTQPGTMTAIVGPSGSGKSTIAKLMAGFWDATGGTVRYGGKDIQEIPFDQMMEEIGYVAQDNFLFDKSIRENIRIGNPKASDAEVEAAAKAANCHNFILQLPHGYDTRAGDAGDRLSGGERQRITIARAMLKKSSVVILDEATAYADPESEAQIQQAVGRLVRGKTLIVVAHRLSTIRNAHQILVVDRGKIVGRGTQSELLQNCPLYKTMWEEHIGAADFTQERSEALC from the coding sequence ATGAACGAAAAACAGGAAAACCCAATCAGATACCTCTTCCGGTTTGTGGGAGAGGAAAAAGGAAAGATGACAATCTCCGTAATCCTGGCAACCCTGGGGGAATTGTTCGGGATGCTGCCGTTTCTGGCGGCGGCTATGCTCGCCAACGAGGTGTACGCCGGAACGGCAACCGTAAAAAGTGCGTTGCTGTGGGCGGGAGGCGCCGCGTTGGGGATTATGATGCGCACATTTCTATGCACCAGATCTTCGGCAAAAAGCCACCGCATTGCGTTCACTATTTTAAGGAATATCCGTCGTTCCATTGCCGATAAGATGCGCCGTGTACCGCTTGGTGTTATGCTGGAGACTCCGTCCGGCGTTTACAAGACCCTGATGGTTGACAACGTGGGCAAGCTGGAGGACTCCATCGCCCACATCATCCCGGAAACGCCCTCGCAGGTTGCGGCAATGGCGTCCTGTCTGATTTTGATTTTTGTGCTGGACTGGCGGATGGGGCTTGCATCCCTTATCACCCTGCCGCTTTCCGTCCCTTTCATTTTCGGAATGATGCGCGGATATGGTGAAAAGATGAAAACATACCTGCGCTCCGGCAACGAGATGAATGCGGCGCTGGTGGAATATGTGGGCGGCATTCAGGTAATCAAGGCTTTTGGAAGAACCGGGGCTTCGTTTGGAAAATTTTCCGATGCGGTGGACTTTTTCCACGACAGCACGCTGGACTGGTGGCGTCAGTGCTGGTTCTGGATGGCGGTGGTCAAGGCGATTCTCCCTTCTACGCTGTTGGGAAGCCTGCCGGTCGGCGCTCTGCTGTATATGCACGGCGAGATTACGCTGCCGGTTTTCATTGCCTGCATTGTAATCCCCATCGGCTTTATCGCGCCGTTCATGAAGCTGGCCTTCGGCAGTGAACAGCTGACCACCATCGCGGCGAACCTGAAGCCGATCCGGGAGTTCTTTGCCACATCGGAGCAGACGCGCCCCGAAGAGCGCGTGACGCTTCGCGACAACTCCTATTCGTTTGAAAATGTCTCCTTTTCCTATGACGCTTCCAAGGAAGTGCTGCACGGCGTCTCGTTCCGGACACAGCCCGGAACGATGACCGCGATCGTAGGGCCCTCCGGTTCGGGAAAATCCACCATTGCCAAGCTGATGGCTGGATTTTGGGACGCTACGGGCGGTACGGTGCGCTACGGCGGCAAGGATATTCAGGAAATTCCGTTTGACCAGATGATGGAGGAAATCGGCTATGTGGCGCAGGATAATTTCCTGTTTGATAAATCCATCCGGGAAAATATCCGCATCGGCAATCCGAAGGCTTCCGATGCGGAAGTGGAGGCTGCGGCAAAAGCGGCCAACTGCCACAATTTTATTTTGCAGCTCCCGCATGGCTACGATACGCGGGCCGGGGATGCGGGGGACCGCCTCTCCGGCGGGGAACGCCAGCGTATTACCATTGCGCGGGCGATGCTGAAAAAATCCTCCGTGGTCATTTTAGACGAAGCCACCGCCTATGCCGATCCGGAAAGCGAAGCTCAGATTCAGCAGGCTGTGGGGCGGCTGGTACGGGGGAAAACGCTGATCGTGGTAGCGCACCGGCTGTCCACCATCCGAAACGCCCATCAGATCCTGGTTGTGGACCGAGGAAAGATTGTAGGACGGGGGACGCAGTCCGAGCTTCTCCAGAATTGCCCGCTGTACAAAACCATGTGGGAAGAACATATCGGCGCTGCGGATTTCACGCAGGAGAGGAGCGAGGCGTTATGCTGA
- a CDS encoding ABC transporter ATP-binding protein — MLNMIKRILKISGRHQSKILLGIFLNFLKSVSMAMMLFAVYVVVDHLNALTPRVIWTAVGILLGSVAGRFLFQWLMDICMSAKGFDMFRDYRLAIGERMRKAPLGYFSEQRLGSIQTVLTSTVTELEQYSMLAVTDLTGGVLMTLVMMIFFLFYNPIFALVTLAGLCVGMLVLHIIQSVASKQTPRVLAAQENMTTQVLEYVRGISVLRAFSQADGSEGAVYESFDRKRQADLDQEYASLPLLKIYQAVYKVTGCALMFTAAALYLAGSITLTYCLMFIVSAFLVYSEMEQMGDGAFLARKITTELNRLEAVTDMPEMDNSIQVLKPQNFDIELRNVSFGYDDRRIINDVSLKVPQGTTCAIVGPSGSGKTTLCNLIARFWDVQEGQVLVGGQSVKGYTVDSLIRYISMVFQNVYLFHDTIENNIRFGNPDATHEQVLEAAGRARCHEFISALPQGYDTMVGEGGSTLSGGEKQRISIARAILKDAPIIILDEVTSSVDPENEFQLLAAIRELTKGKTLISIAHRLTTVRDADQILVVEDGRITQRGTHTELMAQEGTYRKFLKMRSEAIGWELA, encoded by the coding sequence ATGCTGAACATGATCAAACGGATTCTTAAAATTTCCGGCCGCCATCAGTCAAAAATTCTACTGGGCATCTTCCTGAACTTTTTAAAAAGCGTCTCCATGGCCATGATGCTGTTTGCCGTTTACGTGGTCGTGGATCACCTGAACGCATTGACTCCGCGGGTAATCTGGACCGCGGTGGGAATTCTGCTGGGGAGCGTTGCGGGACGGTTCCTGTTCCAGTGGCTGATGGATATCTGCATGAGCGCCAAAGGCTTTGACATGTTCCGGGATTACCGTCTGGCGATTGGAGAACGGATGCGCAAGGCCCCTTTGGGTTATTTCTCCGAGCAGCGCCTCGGCAGCATCCAGACGGTGCTGACTTCCACGGTAACGGAGCTGGAGCAGTATTCCATGCTGGCCGTCACCGACCTGACCGGCGGGGTTCTCATGACGCTGGTGATGATGATATTCTTCCTGTTTTACAACCCGATCTTTGCGCTGGTAACGCTGGCGGGACTCTGCGTCGGCATGCTGGTACTGCACATCATTCAGTCCGTAGCCAGCAAACAGACGCCCAGAGTCCTGGCGGCACAGGAAAACATGACCACACAGGTGCTGGAATATGTGCGCGGCATATCGGTGCTGCGCGCCTTTTCCCAAGCGGATGGAAGCGAGGGCGCGGTATATGAGTCCTTTGACCGCAAACGTCAGGCCGACCTGGACCAGGAATACGCGTCCCTCCCTCTTCTGAAAATTTATCAGGCGGTCTACAAAGTGACCGGCTGTGCGCTGATGTTCACGGCAGCCGCCTTATATCTGGCGGGCAGCATCACACTGACCTACTGCCTGATGTTTATTGTCAGCGCCTTCCTGGTCTACTCCGAAATGGAACAGATGGGCGACGGTGCGTTTCTTGCCCGGAAAATCACTACCGAATTGAACCGTCTGGAAGCTGTAACTGACATGCCGGAGATGGATAACAGTATACAGGTTTTGAAACCGCAAAACTTTGATATCGAACTTCGGAACGTCTCCTTCGGTTACGACGACCGCCGGATCATAAACGATGTTTCTTTGAAGGTTCCGCAGGGAACCACCTGCGCCATCGTTGGGCCGTCCGGCTCCGGAAAGACGACCCTGTGCAATCTGATTGCGAGATTCTGGGATGTGCAGGAGGGACAGGTATTGGTCGGCGGTCAGAGCGTAAAAGGCTATACGGTTGACAGCCTGATACGGTACATCAGCATGGTATTCCAGAACGTGTATTTATTCCACGATACCATCGAGAACAACATCCGCTTCGGCAATCCGGACGCTACCCACGAGCAAGTGTTGGAAGCGGCCGGACGCGCCCGGTGCCATGAGTTTATTTCCGCCCTGCCGCAGGGCTATGATACAATGGTCGGGGAAGGCGGTTCCACTTTGTCCGGCGGCGAAAAGCAGAGAATCTCCATAGCGCGTGCAATTCTGAAGGATGCTCCCATTATCATTCTGGATGAGGTCACCTCCAGCGTGGACCCGGAAAACGAATTCCAACTGCTGGCCGCGATCCGGGAGCTCACGAAAGGGAAAACTTTGATTTCCATTGCTCACCGGCTGACTACCGTGCGGGATGCGGATCAGATTCTGGTGGTGGAAGACGGACGGATTACCCAGCGCGGAACGCATACCGAACTGATGGCGCAGGAAGGCACCTACCGGAAATTCCTGAAAATGCGGTCGGAAGCAATCGGATGGGAGCTGGCCTGA
- a CDS encoding SPFH domain-containing protein translates to MGVILIPLYILIAVAVLYLLIFKILGLRIIGSNEVAVVEKWWSRKGSLKDSIIALHGEAGYAPDLLRGGMHFKSALMYKIHKYPLITVPQGQIAYLFARDGLPLAPTQTLGEVVAQANNFQDVRGFLQNGGQRGPQRGILREGTYAINLAQFIVITPSDIKAIGNSRSERAEIASMQQTLLERDAFRPVVIMANASDTSDIVGIVTVHDGMPLEQGEIIAPSVGEGHSSFQDPERFLELGGRRGKQLQVLTDGTYYINRLFATVEFRPKTVVPIGFVGVVVSFFGKEGVDTTGEDYKHGELVEAGCKGVLEKPLMPGKYAFNTDAGRVVLVPTTNIILKWNKSEVGDHKYDENLTEVDIITKDAFEPSLPLSVVMHIDYKQAPWVIQRFGDINMLVNQSLDPLVSAYFKDVAQTKTLIELIQERSAIRERAVTEMRNKFQKYNLQLEEVLIGTPRSSHADVQIENILTQLRERQIAEEKKITYQKQQSAAESEKSLREAQAVAEQQNFLTKSKIQIEIEGNNGAAMASRAEQEANQIIALAKANASKVRLEGEAEASKESNVGLAKAQAIDAQVRAYGGAEYRVIQEVADKLTDAIKNSKVDIVPKTVVNMGGNDGQPSGGSNGGGSNTVMDTLLKFLTLDKLGVSLQHISEPSTTAQAIQSAVEAAKTGQTPSAEQPVPAADGGQPNQPVQPAPQETAKPTAQEKKQSFIPKEKI, encoded by the coding sequence ATGGGCGTTATTCTGATTCCGCTGTATATTCTGATTGCCGTCGCAGTGCTCTATCTTTTGATTTTTAAAATTCTGGGCCTGCGGATTATTGGCTCCAACGAGGTCGCCGTGGTTGAAAAATGGTGGAGCAGAAAAGGCTCTTTGAAGGATTCCATCATCGCCCTGCACGGCGAGGCCGGCTACGCGCCCGACCTTCTGCGCGGAGGCATGCACTTCAAATCCGCCCTGATGTATAAAATCCACAAATACCCCCTCATTACGGTTCCACAGGGCCAGATCGCCTATCTGTTCGCGCGGGACGGCCTGCCGCTTGCTCCGACGCAGACGTTGGGAGAAGTAGTGGCGCAGGCCAACAATTTTCAGGACGTGCGCGGTTTTCTGCAGAACGGCGGCCAGCGCGGACCGCAGCGCGGGATTCTGAGAGAAGGTACATACGCCATCAATCTGGCGCAGTTCATTGTGATTACTCCGAGCGATATTAAGGCGATCGGCAATTCCCGCAGCGAACGCGCGGAGATCGCCAGCATGCAGCAGACGCTGCTGGAACGCGACGCGTTCCGCCCGGTGGTCATCATGGCCAACGCAAGCGATACCAGCGATATCGTGGGGATCGTCACCGTGCACGACGGCATGCCGCTGGAGCAGGGCGAAATCATCGCGCCGAGCGTGGGCGAAGGGCACTCGAGCTTTCAGGACCCGGAGCGGTTTCTGGAGCTGGGCGGCCGCCGCGGCAAGCAGCTGCAGGTGCTGACGGACGGCACCTATTACATCAACCGCCTGTTCGCTACGGTGGAATTCCGCCCGAAAACGGTGGTCCCCATCGGATTTGTCGGGGTCGTGGTTTCCTTCTTCGGAAAGGAAGGTGTCGACACGACGGGCGAGGATTACAAGCACGGCGAGCTGGTGGAGGCTGGCTGCAAGGGTGTGCTGGAGAAGCCGCTGATGCCCGGAAAGTATGCGTTTAACACCGATGCCGGACGCGTGGTGCTGGTACCCACCACCAATATCATTCTGAAATGGAACAAATCAGAGGTTGGGGACCATAAATACGACGAGAACCTGACCGAGGTCGATATCATCACCAAGGATGCGTTCGAGCCTTCGCTCCCGCTTTCCGTCGTCATGCATATCGACTACAAGCAGGCGCCGTGGGTCATCCAGCGCTTCGGCGACATCAACATGCTGGTCAACCAGTCCCTTGACCCGCTTGTAAGCGCGTACTTTAAGGATGTGGCGCAGACCAAGACCCTGATCGAGCTGATCCAGGAGCGCAGCGCCATCCGTGAACGCGCTGTAACCGAAATGCGCAATAAATTTCAGAAATACAACCTGCAGCTGGAGGAAGTACTCATCGGTACGCCGAGGTCTTCCCATGCGGATGTGCAGATTGAAAACATCCTGACGCAGCTGCGTGAACGCCAGATTGCGGAGGAAAAGAAAATCACCTATCAAAAGCAGCAGTCGGCGGCGGAAAGCGAAAAATCCCTGCGGGAGGCCCAGGCGGTCGCCGAGCAGCAGAATTTCCTGACCAAGTCGAAAATCCAGATTGAGATTGAAGGCAACAACGGCGCCGCCATGGCGAGCAGGGCGGAACAGGAAGCCAATCAGATCATCGCGCTGGCAAAAGCCAACGCATCAAAAGTGCGGCTGGAAGGCGAAGCCGAGGCTTCCAAGGAGTCCAACGTCGGCCTTGCCAAGGCGCAGGCCATTGACGCGCAGGTACGGGCTTACGGCGGCGCGGAGTACCGTGTCATTCAGGAAGTCGCCGACAAACTGACCGACGCGATCAAAAACTCCAAAGTGGATATTGTCCCGAAAACAGTCGTCAACATGGGCGGAAACGACGGGCAGCCGTCGGGCGGCAGCAACGGCGGCGGAAGCAACACGGTCATGGACACTCTGCTGAAGTTTTTGACGCTTGACAAACTGGGCGTGTCGCTCCAGCATATCTCCGAACCATCCACCACGGCGCAGGCCATTCAGTCGGCGGTGGAAGCGGCTAAAACCGGGCAGACCCCTTCCGCGGAACAGCCGGTCCCGGCGGCGGACGGCGGGCAGCCGAATCAGCCCGTACAGCCTGCGCCGCAGGAAACCGCGAAACCGACCGCACAGGAGAAAAAACAATCGTTTATTCCGAAGGAGAAAATTTAG